The genomic window CAGTACCGGAACGTTGTGCTGAACAATGGCCGCCCAAGCATGGGATCGAACCTCCTGAAGTCCGCGCTGCAGACGGCGGCGCACCAGTTCCTGTCGAATCTGCTTCAGACGGCCCTGACGCACGCCAACCCGGTCCTCGGATTCATCGCGCAGCAGATCGCCGCAAAGGCGCAGGCGAAGCTTGCGAGTAGTGTGGCCTCACGGCCGATGCACCTGGATCCCAGAATAAACGTGGCAGCCGAATTTGAGGCGACGACGACCGTCGCTGCCGATCGCACGCGCACGGACATCGGCGACGTATCCACGATCATCCAATGCGATCTGCGAAAGGTCATCGTCCTGGACAACGCCGAGAGGACGTACTCGGTCACGACGTTTGACCAAGCGGAGTCGCAGCAACAATCGCCGCAGTTCACGAGCGGCTTTGATTTCATGACGGCAGCGCTTGGGGGCTCTCCCGATGAAACCGCCGCAATGACCATCTCTCCTCAGCCGGACGACGGCGCTGTGACGATCGCCGGCCTGACGGCGCGACACGCGATATTCTCCCTGTCGTCGAACGGCGGCGGGAGCGGTCAGAAGACCGATCTTTGGTACGCGGATATTCCGGTCGCCGACCATTGCTCGCTCGATGCACAGAGCGCGCAAGAAGGCCCGAGTCCAGCGAGCGCCGGCGACGCATCGAAAGTGCGTGTGCCGCTGCGCAGCGTCGAATGGACAGAAATGCAGATGGGCGCGAACGAAGACTCCGCGACTCCGGCCTCTACCATCGCCCCGTCAGACTATGTGGACCCTATGCTCAAGCGGCCGGGGTTCGCGTGGCTTGAAACGACGTCTGTCGCGCAGTTGCGCTACGACCCGGCGTTCTTTGACGTGCCTGCGGGATATGCGCTCGTGACGCCCGCCCCGACCGACACGCCTTCGCCGGGAGCGTCGTCACCGCAGCGCCCGGTCGATAGCGCGAGTGCGGCGCCGGCGGCCGCGCCCTCGCCGAGCGCCTCACCGGCCGGCGCTCCGCGTTAAGCGCTTAGCGCGAAGCCATGGCCGATTTGCTTCGCACCTCGTTACTAGCGGCTGCGTCTAACCAGACGCTCAATCGCTTCGTCTCGACGCACGGCCGACGATTTGGCGCGGACCGGTTCGTCGCGGGCGAGACGGTGGACGAGTTCATGCAGGCGGTCCGATTGTTGAACGGGCGCGGCTTTCGGGTCGCGGCGGGTTTACTCGGCGAGGATGTCCGCACGGCAGACGACGCTCGCTCAGCCGCCGAGCAGTATGCGGCGATTCTCGACCGGTTCGCACGCGAGGGCGCAAACGCGAACGTCGCACTCAAGTTGACGCATCTCGGGCTGGCGTTGGATCCGGGCCTCGCCTTCGAGAACCTTCGCGCCGTGGCGGCCCGCGCCGCGAGCGTCGGAAATTTCGTGCGGATAGACATGGAGCAATCCGCCCATACGCAAGCGACCCTCGACATCTATCACCGGTTGCGCGGCAACGGGATGGACAACGTCGGCGTCGTACTGCAGGCGTATCTCTATCGCTCGGAATCGGACCTATCGTCGCTCAAAGCGCTCGCACCGAACGTGAGGCTGGTGAAAGGCGCGTACCTCGAGCCGGCAAGCGTGGCATTTGCGCGCAAACGCGACGTCGACGATCGCTTTGCCAGCCTCATCGAGGTCAGTCTGCAGGGCGGCGGCTTCACGGCGATCGCCACCCACGATGACGCGATCATCGAACGCTCGATCAGCTTCATTCGGGATCGCGGCATCGCGCCCGGATCGTACGAATTCCAGATGCTCTTCGGCGTACGTCCGAAGCTGCAAGAACTGCTGCTCCGCAGGGGCTTTCCGGTCCGCATCGCGGTGCCCTTTGGATCGTTGTGGTTTCCCTACTTCATGCGTCGCTTGGCGGAGCGCCCTGCAAACGTCTTGTTCTTCCTACGGTCGATGTGGCGCGGATGAACCGGCCGCGCACGTCCGGTATTACCTGCGCCAGTCTCACGCCGCTCGACGAGGCGGGTCAACCATGTCTCGCACTGCTCGAAGAACATTGCCGCTGGCTGATCGCGTCCGGCTGCGACGACATCCTCTTGCTCGGCACGACCGGCGAAGCGAACTCGTTCACTGTCGAAGAGCGGATGTCGATCCTCGAAGGGGTGCTCGACGCGGGTCTCCCCGCTTCTCGGCTCATGGTGGGGACAGGCTGCTGCGCGGTCGGCGACAGCGTCCGGCTGACGCGACACGCGATTTCGGTAGGCGTTGACCGCGCGCTCGTGTTGCCGCCCTTCTATTATAAGTCCGTTCACGATGCCGGCGTCATCGCCGCGTACGCGTCCATGATCGAATCTGTCGCGGACGAGACCCTGCGCGTTTACCTGTACAGCATCCCGCAGTTCTCCGGAGTGAGCATCGGGGCTGAGGTCATCCGCGAGCTTCGCGTTCGCTACCCGACTGTCGTCGCCGGCCTCAAGGACAGTTCGGGCGACAAAGCGAGCACGATCCGCCTGTGCGAAGAGTTCGGCGACTCGTTTGACGTGCTCGTCGGATCGGAATCGTTCTTGCTGGAGTGTCTGGCGGCTGGCGCATCGGGTTGCGTCACCGCGACGGCGAACGCGCACCCGGAGCTGATCAGCCGCCTTTATGCCGACCGGGGCCGACCCTCGGCGCCGGCCTTGCAAGCGCGAGCCGCCGCCGCTCGCTCGATGTTCGAATCGAAGCCGATGATCGCAGAGCTTAAAGATTTCACGGCTCGCCGCACCGGCGACGGCCGGTGGCGCAACGTACGGCCGCCGCTTATCGCCCTCGACTCTGGCGAACCCGAAGAAAACGTCACGCGGCTCGTCTGAGCGGGACGTCAATCGGCGATGCGGAGACGTGCACCGTCGCGGCGTAGGTCTTCGATCCGCTGAAGCGCTAGTTGTACGAACAGATCGGTTGTCGCCGCGCTGATTGCACCCCGCCGGGTCATATCCGGACGCCCCAGCCGCCGAAAATCGTGTCGCTTGCGCCCGACGGAACTCTCACGAGATCCGTGCGGCTGCGATCGAGCGCGTCCGGCGCGTCTAGGATATGTACGACGGTTGTTGATCTCGTGCGTCCCATGGTCTTTCTCCCTGCTTAGTAGTAACCTGCAATCAGTTTACACCAGTGACTGCTAACCTGTCAAGTAATTTTAATGGTTCCATCGCATCATAACAGTGTCATGATTGTCTTGATTTGTAACCATCATTGCTCTATAATAAGTGCCATGGATGAAAGCGGGACAGCCGATCGACTGGGCGATAAGCCGGCAGACGGGAAGTTGCGAGTCGTCCACGCGTTTGTGAACACGCGCAACGGATCGGGTCGCGAGGACTTCCCCAACCCCGACGCTCTGCGCGATTGGCTCGCCGGGCACGACCTGATCTCCCCGCGCGTTCGTCTGAACAACGCCGATCTCGAGCAGGCGCGTTGCGTGCGCGACGCACTTGTTCGCCTCGCGCTCGCCCGGCAATCCGGTCAACAAGATACGGACGCCATCGAGACGCTCAATAGAGCGGCGGGGCGTGCGCAGATGGCGGTCTCGTTCGATGCAGACGGCCGCGGCCGGATCCGTCCGCTTGCGCCGGCCGCGGACGGCGCGCTCGGCGCGATCATCGCGATCGTCTTTGAAGCGATGACCGACGGGACGTGGAACCGCCTGAAGATATGCCGCGACCCGTCGTGCGCATTCGCATTTTACGATCGCTCGAAGAATCGCTCAGGTGCGTGGTGCGACATCGCGAGCTGCGGCAACGTCGCTAAAGCGCGGACTTTTCGCGCGCGCCACGCGCACCACGCGCACCACACTCGCAACGCCTCGTAGTAGGGCAAGCATCGCTTGCCCAGGCGGCGTGAAGCATTCGCGCGGGGC from Candidatus Eremiobacteraceae bacterium includes these protein-coding regions:
- a CDS encoding dihydrodipicolinate synthase family protein; this encodes MNRPRTSGITCASLTPLDEAGQPCLALLEEHCRWLIASGCDDILLLGTTGEANSFTVEERMSILEGVLDAGLPASRLMVGTGCCAVGDSVRLTRHAISVGVDRALVLPPFYYKSVHDAGVIAAYASMIESVADETLRVYLYSIPQFSGVSIGAEVIRELRVRYPTVVAGLKDSSGDKASTIRLCEEFGDSFDVLVGSESFLLECLAAGASGCVTATANAHPELISRLYADRGRPSAPALQARAAAARSMFESKPMIAELKDFTARRTGDGRWRNVRPPLIALDSGEPEENVTRLV
- a CDS encoding ABATE domain-containing protein, which codes for MDESGTADRLGDKPADGKLRVVHAFVNTRNGSGREDFPNPDALRDWLAGHDLISPRVRLNNADLEQARCVRDALVRLALARQSGQQDTDAIETLNRAAGRAQMAVSFDADGRGRIRPLAPAADGALGAIIAIVFEAMTDGTWNRLKICRDPSCAFAFYDRSKNRSGAWCDIASCGNVAKARTFRARHAHHAHHTRNAS
- a CDS encoding proline dehydrogenase family protein; translation: MADLLRTSLLAAASNQTLNRFVSTHGRRFGADRFVAGETVDEFMQAVRLLNGRGFRVAAGLLGEDVRTADDARSAAEQYAAILDRFAREGANANVALKLTHLGLALDPGLAFENLRAVAARAASVGNFVRIDMEQSAHTQATLDIYHRLRGNGMDNVGVVLQAYLYRSESDLSSLKALAPNVRLVKGAYLEPASVAFARKRDVDDRFASLIEVSLQGGGFTAIATHDDAIIERSISFIRDRGIAPGSYEFQMLFGVRPKLQELLLRRGFPVRIAVPFGSLWFPYFMRRLAERPANVLFFLRSMWRG